The Chloroherpetonaceae bacterium genome window below encodes:
- a CDS encoding DUF420 domain-containing protein encodes MEVIHKASEKKLGIFVYSITIVVASLVTYLLIYPKSLAVGNLDVSGLPRFHAFINGTCFILLIIGLIAIMSRNFSLHKIMMLSTFVLSAIFLVSYVLYHSQAAPTKFGGIGSIKYVYYFILVTHILLATIILPLALFTIARSWRGEFEKHKKVARWTLPIWLYVTLTGVLVYLMISPYYLK; translated from the coding sequence ATGGAAGTTATACACAAAGCCTCGGAAAAAAAACTGGGAATATTCGTTTATTCGATAACTATTGTCGTTGCTAGCCTAGTAACGTATTTATTAATTTACCCTAAGAGTTTAGCAGTTGGAAATCTTGATGTTTCTGGACTTCCAAGATTTCATGCCTTTATTAATGGGACTTGCTTCATTTTATTAATTATCGGACTAATTGCAATAATGAGTCGCAATTTTTCACTTCACAAAATAATGATGCTAAGTACCTTTGTTCTTTCTGCAATTTTTTTGGTGAGCTATGTTTTATACCATTCTCAAGCTGCACCAACGAAATTTGGAGGAATTGGAAGTATTAAGTACGTATATTACTTTATTCTTGTAACTCATATTCTGCTCGCAACAATTATTCTTCCTTTAGCTTTATTTACTATAGCAAGGTCTTGGAGGGGAGAATTTGAAAAGCATAAAAAAGTTGCCCGATGGACATTGCCTATTTGGTTATATGTTACTTTGACAGGGGTGCTCGTTTATTTAATGATTTCTCCTTATTACTTAAAGTAA
- a CDS encoding UDP-glucuronic acid decarboxylase family protein has product MSKKQTTVITGGAGFLGSHLCDRFLSEGHRVIAIDNFVTGSPENIAHLMGNPDFKFIRHDVCNFIYIDGPVDNVLHFASPASPIDYLKIPIQTLKVGSLGTHNALGFAKAKGAKFMIASTSEVYGDPLEHPQKETYWGHVNPIGFRGCYDEAKRFAEAITMAYHRHHGLDTRILRIFNTYGPRMRLDDGRALPSFVGSAIRNEPMTVFGDGSQTRSFCYVSDLVDGIWRLLNSTENMPVNIGNPNEITILDFAKEVQNVMKELADKTVGIEYRPLPADDPKQRQPDITRAKSILGWEPKIGRAEGLRRTIQFFLDKSQK; this is encoded by the coding sequence ATGTCAAAAAAACAAACCACAGTCATTACAGGAGGCGCAGGCTTTTTAGGTTCACATCTTTGCGATCGTTTTCTGAGCGAAGGCCATCGGGTTATTGCTATCGATAACTTTGTGACCGGAAGCCCTGAAAATATCGCCCATCTGATGGGAAACCCTGACTTTAAGTTTATCCGTCACGATGTTTGCAATTTTATTTATATCGATGGCCCTGTAGATAATGTCTTGCATTTTGCATCTCCGGCAAGCCCAATCGACTATCTTAAAATTCCTATCCAAACACTTAAAGTAGGATCATTAGGAACACATAATGCTCTTGGTTTTGCAAAAGCAAAGGGCGCGAAATTCATGATTGCTTCTACTTCAGAAGTCTATGGAGACCCGCTTGAACACCCGCAGAAAGAAACTTATTGGGGTCATGTGAATCCGATCGGATTTAGAGGATGTTACGATGAAGCAAAACGATTTGCAGAAGCAATTACAATGGCTTATCACCGTCACCACGGGCTGGACACACGAATTCTCAGGATATTCAATACCTATGGCCCGAGAATGCGCCTTGATGATGGCCGCGCCCTACCATCATTTGTCGGTTCAGCAATACGCAATGAACCTATGACCGTGTTTGGAGATGGTTCCCAGACCCGTTCTTTCTGTTATGTTTCCGATTTGGTTGATGGAATTTGGCGTCTTTTGAATTCAACTGAAAACATGCCTGTAAACATCGGCAATCCCAATGAAATCACCATTTTGGATTTTGCGAAAGAAGTTCAAAATGTCATGAAGGAATTGGCTGATAAAACGGTAGGAATTGAGTATCGGCCACTTCCTGCTGATGATCCAAAGCAACGTCAACCGGATATTACAAGGGCAAAATCAATATTAGGGTGGGAGCCTAAAATCGGACGTGCCGAAGGGCTTCGTCGTACAATTCAATTCTTTTTAGACAAAAGTCAGAAGTAG
- a CDS encoding SCO family protein: MKNSINIIIGIIIGVLLVVFISIFTIQSANKSRGQLQVLGSIPKFDFITQDGEVFNESKLKGKITVLYFFFTRCPSACPIMASELLELYSYYKENDKIQFLSITVDPIHDSLSVLIKYKESVGINSSQWQLLRGDTSSVIEFSERGIRLPAENLPAGHSTKFVLIDQNLQIRGYYSSGEPQSLAALKTAIRELALSQMTRNNQN, from the coding sequence ATGAAAAATAGCATTAATATTATTATAGGAATAATCATAGGTGTTCTTTTAGTGGTATTTATTTCCATATTTACGATTCAAAGTGCAAATAAATCAAGGGGGCAGTTACAAGTACTTGGCTCAATACCGAAATTTGATTTTATTACACAAGATGGTGAAGTGTTTAATGAATCAAAATTAAAGGGAAAAATTACTGTTTTATACTTTTTTTTTACAAGATGTCCTTCCGCTTGCCCTATAATGGCATCAGAACTTTTAGAACTGTATTCTTATTACAAAGAAAATGATAAAATACAGTTTTTATCAATAACCGTTGATCCGATTCATGATTCATTAAGTGTTTTAATAAAGTATAAGGAGTCTGTTGGAATCAATTCTTCGCAATGGCAACTGCTGAGAGGCGATACCTCGAGTGTAATCGAATTCTCTGAACGCGGAATCAGATTACCAGCTGAAAATCTTCCTGCAGGTCATAGCACAAAATTTGTGCTAATTGATCAAAACCTTCAGATAAGGGGTTATTATAGCAGTGGAGAGCCACAAAGCCTTGCGGCATTAAAAACAGCGATAAGAGAATTAGCGCTCTCACAAATGACAAGGAATAATCAAAACTAA
- a CDS encoding polysaccharide biosynthesis C-terminal domain-containing protein: MGKLASESVHTFLTSVFSKFVLGILIDIFISRSLGPDGKGQYILFINTLTGLGLFFGFGIQNSNALKVANQSVEIGKAIYYSLIVTFIATFLTTFLILLSFQFKFSYLLFPNRKFNINTILLLITLPLFFLNNFLNGILIGKGEIRFNNYITLISQGLLCFYLFLLFILEKLSPSLAISGFIGSNIIAFTLVSYNLNILREIKKSKFDTFPSGIPNFLKDAVPFYLIVIFFFLEMKIDTYIIINFLGERSLGIYSTATRMGETIWLISDSISSSLLVFLASNIENKTKVTIKVFSIVLISSITLAIMLITFGRYFIDLLYSDKFNDSIQPLFYILPGVVFFSLVRIIGTYLVSENKVNIHLFFTFISLITSIILNFYFIPQFGLIGAATSYSIHCMIFATIEIIFFVYHTKTNHTQIKESILEIPNDVKKFVIKFIN, from the coding sequence ATGGGAAAACTTGCTTCTGAATCAGTACATACATTTTTGACAAGTGTATTTAGCAAATTTGTTTTAGGAATTCTCATTGATATCTTTATTTCGAGATCGCTTGGGCCAGATGGTAAAGGACAGTATATTCTCTTTATTAACACATTAACTGGTTTAGGACTTTTTTTTGGATTTGGCATTCAAAATAGTAATGCACTTAAGGTAGCAAATCAAAGTGTTGAAATTGGTAAAGCAATTTACTACTCTTTAATAGTAACATTTATAGCCACCTTTTTAACTACATTTCTAATTCTCCTATCATTTCAGTTTAAATTTTCTTATCTCCTTTTTCCAAATAGAAAATTTAACATTAATACTATCCTTCTTCTTATAACCCTTCCCTTGTTCTTCCTCAATAATTTTTTAAACGGAATTCTAATAGGAAAAGGTGAAATAAGATTTAATAACTATATAACCCTAATTAGTCAAGGGCTTTTATGTTTTTATTTATTTTTACTTTTCATTTTAGAAAAGTTAAGTCCTTCTCTTGCGATTTCTGGGTTTATTGGATCAAATATAATTGCATTTACTTTAGTTTCTTACAATTTGAATATTTTAAGGGAAATCAAAAAATCCAAGTTCGATACTTTTCCATCTGGTATTCCAAATTTTCTAAAAGATGCAGTTCCATTTTACCTTATTGTCATATTCTTTTTTCTTGAAATGAAAATTGATACTTACATTATAATCAATTTCCTTGGAGAAAGGTCTTTGGGGATTTATTCAACAGCTACCAGAATGGGTGAAACAATATGGCTTATTTCAGATTCAATTTCATCCTCTTTATTAGTCTTTTTAGCAAGTAACATTGAAAATAAAACCAAAGTCACGATTAAGGTCTTTTCTATTGTACTCATTTCTAGCATTACACTTGCTATAATGCTTATTACGTTTGGTAGATATTTTATAGATTTACTTTATTCAGACAAATTTAACGATTCCATTCAGCCCCTATTTTATATTCTCCCGGGAGTTGTTTTCTTCAGTTTGGTCAGAATAATTGGCACATATCTTGTTAGTGAGAATAAAGTAAATATTCATTTATTTTTTACCTTCATTTCCCTTATTACTTCAATTATATTAAATTTCTATTTCATACCACAGTTTGGTCTAATTGGAGCAGCTACTTCTTATAGCATTCATTGTATGATCTTTGCGACTATTGAGATAATATTTTTTGTATATCATACGAAAACAAATCACACTCAAATCAAAGAGTCTATTCTTGAAATCCCTAATGATGTAAAGAAATTCGTGATTAAATTTATTAATTAA
- a CDS encoding sterol desaturase family protein, which produces MSLETLQWVSPLVIVSSAIIYVILERIFPYDKGLPIFREGFFNDLVLYTLIQSAILGIVINDWIINNLRIFFGTDSITVVRNLPLTIQVIFFLIIHDIYIYFFHRWQHRNKWLFRTHEAHHSPRQVDWLAGSRSHFVEILINQTIEYAPILLFASPEVALWKGMLDAVWGMYIHSNIDVRSGVLQYVINGPEMHRWHHSKGKGNTVNFATKIAIWDWIFGTAYLPNSKPKAYGLTSDDYPLSTTSTPFFQRIWDDTKSYVLQTAYLFRPVRKSIKIEPKNTPVVN; this is translated from the coding sequence ATGTCATTAGAAACACTTCAATGGGTTTCGCCTTTGGTAATAGTTAGTTCGGCGATAATCTATGTAATCCTTGAGCGCATATTTCCATACGATAAGGGCCTTCCTATTTTTAGGGAAGGCTTTTTTAATGATTTGGTTTTGTACACCCTCATCCAAAGCGCGATTTTGGGTATTGTTATTAATGATTGGATTATCAATAATCTTCGGATTTTTTTTGGGACTGATTCAATTACCGTCGTTAGAAATCTCCCGTTAACGATTCAGGTTATTTTTTTTCTCATCATTCACGATATCTACATTTATTTCTTTCACCGATGGCAGCACCGGAATAAGTGGCTATTTAGAACTCACGAAGCTCACCATTCGCCCCGTCAAGTCGATTGGCTCGCTGGGTCGCGGTCACACTTTGTTGAAATTCTAATTAATCAAACCATTGAATATGCTCCCATTTTGCTTTTTGCCTCTCCTGAAGTTGCACTCTGGAAGGGTATGCTCGATGCAGTTTGGGGAATGTACATTCACTCAAATATTGATGTACGGTCGGGTGTACTTCAATATGTAATTAACGGGCCTGAAATGCACCGATGGCATCATAGTAAAGGAAAAGGTAATACAGTAAACTTTGCAACGAAAATCGCGATTTGGGACTGGATTTTTGGAACAGCTTATTTGCCCAATTCAAAACCAAAAGCATACGGTCTAACCAGCGACGATTATCCGCTGAGCACGACCAGTACACCTTTTTTCCAACGGATTTGGGATGATACCAAGAGTTATGTTTTACAAACCGCTTATCTTTTTAGACCTGTACGAAAGAGCATCAAAATTGAACCCAAAAACACTCCGGTTGTAAATTAA
- a CDS encoding COX15/CtaA family protein, giving the protein MLDKNQNQDRLSVYFKICASATGITYLLIFLGGLVRVSGAGLGCPDWPKCYGLWIPPISLDQLPAGYDPSTFNATLTWIEYINRLFGVLTGFFILAVFYYTIRYFRSKKNYVIFSLLSLILVIFQGWLGKVVVDSDLEPVIVTLHLIFAILIVSILLGLTIVVWKDKVGNLKFINLEGINNHTILLPIRLLIVIWIISFIQLVLGTQVREQIEHLSIKYPLLEDVHKVDLMGNIGHIHGYLGVFTALLTYSFVYLVLIKLNNVSHEIKKLAVVFGILITVQVFVGVSLVKIGLPEILKLFHQWIATLFLGVLLILFLLLKSKGGVVEGKDGYHHSLRSTGL; this is encoded by the coding sequence GTGCTTGATAAAAATCAGAATCAGGATAGACTGAGCGTTTATTTCAAAATTTGTGCATCTGCAACTGGAATAACATATTTATTAATTTTCTTAGGCGGTCTTGTGCGTGTTTCTGGTGCGGGTTTAGGTTGTCCAGATTGGCCAAAATGTTATGGGCTATGGATTCCCCCTATATCCTTAGATCAACTGCCAGCAGGTTACGATCCTTCTACATTTAATGCAACATTAACTTGGATCGAATATATCAACCGACTTTTTGGAGTTTTAACCGGCTTTTTTATCCTCGCTGTATTTTACTATACAATAAGATATTTTAGAAGTAAAAAAAATTACGTGATTTTTTCACTTCTTTCATTAATCTTGGTGATTTTTCAAGGATGGTTGGGTAAAGTGGTCGTCGATTCTGATTTAGAACCGGTAATCGTAACCTTACATTTGATTTTTGCAATTTTGATTGTGAGTATACTTTTAGGATTAACTATAGTGGTATGGAAAGACAAAGTAGGAAATCTAAAGTTTATAAATCTTGAAGGAATAAATAATCATACCATTTTATTACCAATAAGATTATTGATTGTAATTTGGATTATCTCTTTTATTCAATTGGTATTAGGTACTCAAGTTCGCGAACAAATAGAACATTTATCTATAAAATATCCATTACTCGAGGATGTTCATAAAGTTGATTTAATGGGAAATATAGGTCATATACACGGCTATTTAGGTGTATTCACTGCACTACTAACCTATTCATTTGTGTATCTCGTATTAATTAAATTAAATAATGTTTCGCATGAGATAAAAAAGCTGGCTGTAGTTTTTGGAATCTTGATAACAGTTCAAGTTTTTGTCGGTGTATCCCTTGTTAAAATCGGATTGCCGGAAATTCTTAAACTATTTCATCAGTGGATAGCAACATTATTTTTGGGAGTTTTGTTGATTCTATTTTTATTGCTAAAAAGCAAGGGCGGTGTTGTGGAAGGAAAGGATGGTTATCATCATTCCCTAAGGAGTACTGGTTTATGA
- the ispG gene encoding (E)-4-hydroxy-3-methylbut-2-enyl-diphosphate synthase, with product MHYTQSPYKYYRRLTSEVGFGIIKLGGVHPIRVESMTTTDTMNTAATVEQCQRLFEAGCEIIRITAPSMKEAENLGEISKRLRSLNINTPLVADIHFTPNAALKAAEFVENVRVNPGNYADKKKFAVREYTDSEYQEELERIYKEFKPLVLKCKDLGRSIRIGTNHGSLSDRIMNRYGDSPLGMVESALEFARICEDCGYYDFLFSMKSSNPLVMIQAYRLLVNRADKELKHKYPLHLGVTEAGNSEEGRVKSAIGIGSLLEDGLGDTIRVSLTEDPVNEVAVGFEIVRRYNERWLLKHENQLTVVSELIKPDHLKESEVEVSYNPFEFSRRVSKKFSISSFEIGGDAPPRVELHIKTPLLKMDEVRDEIIFSAKPFLKDGAKSELVSISTDSIDEVFEIQKLLFEKLIKIPISVTTSEPLSAKALIDKVEKVTLLIKEGERFDLSDLEYYSGSGCIEFCFIQQEASDRAVAEILTKIALKCQKMKIEKVLFSILSENLIYPYRRLAYSFHTNGIHYPIVLRYNSKKVKSSSIKIPESTSDLNTVVAASIQFGSLLSDGIGDILSFESNMLRGDELNLVYNILQATRYRMTKTEYISCPSCGRTLFDLEEVTAKIKARTSHLKGVKIGIMGCIVNGPGEMADADFGYVGTGIAQISLYVGKEVVERNIPENEAVDRLIDLIKRNGKWKEPKEIDTEIEA from the coding sequence ATGCATTACACACAAAGCCCTTATAAATACTACCGACGGTTAACCTCGGAAGTTGGGTTTGGAATCATTAAGTTAGGCGGCGTTCATCCAATTCGAGTTGAATCAATGACGACGACAGATACGATGAACACAGCAGCAACGGTTGAACAATGTCAACGACTCTTCGAAGCTGGTTGCGAAATTATCCGAATTACAGCTCCTTCAATGAAAGAAGCAGAGAATTTGGGTGAAATCTCTAAGCGACTACGCTCGCTTAACATTAATACCCCTCTTGTTGCTGATATCCACTTTACGCCCAATGCTGCCTTGAAAGCAGCAGAATTTGTTGAAAATGTTCGCGTAAACCCCGGAAATTATGCCGATAAAAAGAAATTTGCCGTTCGAGAATACACTGATTCGGAATATCAAGAGGAATTAGAAAGGATTTATAAAGAATTTAAGCCTCTAGTATTAAAATGTAAAGATTTAGGTCGTTCAATTCGAATTGGGACAAATCACGGCTCACTTTCCGATAGAATTATGAATCGATATGGTGATTCTCCACTCGGTATGGTTGAGTCAGCCCTTGAATTCGCTCGGATTTGTGAAGATTGCGGATATTACGATTTCCTTTTTTCGATGAAATCATCAAATCCTTTGGTGATGATACAAGCCTATCGACTATTGGTGAATCGGGCAGATAAAGAATTGAAACATAAGTATCCGTTGCATTTGGGGGTTACCGAAGCAGGAAATTCTGAGGAAGGACGGGTCAAATCGGCCATTGGGATTGGTTCTTTATTAGAAGATGGTTTAGGAGATACTATCCGGGTTTCATTAACTGAGGATCCTGTTAATGAAGTCGCTGTTGGGTTTGAGATTGTTCGCCGTTACAATGAAAGATGGCTTCTTAAACATGAAAATCAACTTACAGTTGTCAGCGAACTGATAAAACCCGACCACCTAAAAGAATCAGAAGTTGAAGTTTCTTATAATCCTTTTGAGTTTTCGAGAAGAGTATCAAAGAAGTTTTCCATTTCATCCTTTGAAATTGGTGGTGATGCCCCCCCACGAGTTGAACTTCACATAAAAACACCCCTCTTAAAAATGGACGAAGTCCGAGATGAAATCATTTTTTCTGCAAAACCATTCTTGAAGGATGGTGCAAAATCAGAGTTGGTTTCAATTTCCACTGATTCAATTGATGAAGTATTTGAAATTCAAAAGCTACTCTTTGAAAAATTGATAAAAATACCCATTTCTGTTACAACATCCGAACCACTTTCTGCAAAAGCATTAATAGATAAAGTCGAGAAAGTAACCTTACTCATTAAAGAAGGTGAACGCTTTGATTTAAGCGATTTAGAGTATTATTCCGGGTCAGGATGTATTGAATTTTGTTTTATTCAACAAGAGGCCAGTGATCGCGCAGTTGCAGAGATTTTGACAAAAATTGCGTTAAAATGTCAAAAAATGAAAATTGAAAAAGTTTTATTTTCAATTTTATCAGAAAATCTAATATATCCTTATAGGCGATTAGCATATTCCTTCCACACCAATGGAATACATTATCCAATTGTGCTTCGATATAATTCAAAAAAAGTAAAGTCGTCGTCAATCAAAATCCCAGAGTCTACAAGTGACTTAAACACTGTCGTTGCAGCTTCGATTCAGTTTGGCTCACTTTTATCAGATGGTATAGGCGATATTTTATCCTTTGAAAGTAATATGCTACGTGGTGATGAATTAAATTTGGTTTATAATATTCTCCAAGCCACAAGGTATCGGATGACAAAAACTGAATATATTTCTTGCCCTTCTTGCGGAAGAACCCTTTTTGACTTAGAAGAAGTAACTGCAAAAATAAAAGCCAGAACCTCACATCTTAAAGGGGTAAAGATTGGGATAATGGGGTGTATTGTAAATGGACCGGGCGAAATGGCAGATGCAGACTTTGGATATGTTGGAACAGGTATAGCACAAATTTCACTTTATGTTGGAAAAGAAGTTGTGGAGAGAAATATTCCTGAGAATGAAGCTGTGGATCGTTTAATTGACTTGATTAAACGAAATGGTAAGTGGAAAGAACCTAAAGAAATCGATACTGAAATAGAGGCATAA